A window of Melopsittacus undulatus isolate bMelUnd1 chromosome 2, bMelUnd1.mat.Z, whole genome shotgun sequence contains these coding sequences:
- the HSPH1 gene encoding heat shock protein 105 kDa isoform X2, whose amino-acid sequence MAVVGFDLGCQSCYIAVARAGGIETVANEFSDRCTPSVVSFGSKNRAIGVSAKNQQITHAHNTVSNFKRFHGRAFNDPFVQKEKEKLSYDLVPMKNGGVGVKVMYMDEEHIFSVEQISAMLLTKLKETAESNLKKPVTDCVISVPSFFTDAERRSLLDAAQIVGLNCLRLMNDMTAVALNYGIYKQDLPAPEEKPRIVVFVDMGHSAFQVSACAFNKSKLKVLGTAFDPFLGGRNFDGKLVDYFCAEIKSKYKLDPKAKVRALLRLYQECEKLKKLMSSNSTDIPLNIECFMNDTDVSGKMNRSQFEELCADLLQRIEIPLLSLMEQTQLKVEDVTAVEIVGGATRIPAVKERIAKFFGKDVSTTLNADEAIARGCALQCAILSPAFKVREFSVTDATPFPISLLWNTEAEDTEGVHEVFSRNHAAPFSKVLTFYRKGPFELEAFYSDPNGVPYPESKIGRYVIQNVAAQKDGEKSKVKVKVRVNTHGIFSVSTASMVEPVKSEDSEDVSVETEVESLDQRPIESLSDTNEKKGDQPPEAKKPKIKVKNVELPIEANLVWQLGKDLLNMYIETEGKMIMQDKLEKERNDAKNAVEEYVYEFRDKLSGPYEKFVCEKDLQGFSALLTETEGWLYEEGEDEAKQVYMDKLEDLKKLGTPIEMRYQEAEERPKLLEELGHRLQYYATIAGEFRKKDEKYIHIDEMEMMKVEKCVSEVVEWMNNAVSAQAKKSLDQDPAVHSSEIKAKLQELSNVCEPIVTQPKPKVDSPKEENPLNDRADYKTEDMGEDDKSSEMPQQNGECHPSDQNTISMDLD is encoded by the exons CAAATTACTCATGCGCATAACACAGTTTCTAACTTCAAGAGATTCCATGGCCGTGCATTTAATGATCCTTttgttcaaaaggaaaaagagaagttgaGCTATGATTTGGTTCCTATGAAGAATGGTGGAGTTGGAGTCAAG GTCATGTACATGGATGAGGAGCATATCTTTAGTGTGGAACAGATTTCAGCTATGTTACTGACTAAATTAAAGGAGACAGCAGAGAGTAACCTGAAAAAGCCAGTAACAGACTGTGTTATTTCT gtTCCATCATTTTTCACCGATGCTGAAAGGAGGTCCCTTCTAGATGCAGCTCAGATTGTTGGATTAAATTGTCTTAGATTAATGAATGATATGACAGCAG TGGCTCTGAATTACGGAATTTATAAGCAAGACCTTCCAGCTCCTGAAGAGAAGCCACGAATAGTTGTGTTTGTTGATATGGggcattctgcatttcaagtaTCAGCCTGCGCGTTCAACAAGAGTAAACTAAAG GTGCTTGGCACAGCATTTGACCCTTTCCTAGGTGGAAGAAACTTTGATGGAAAGCTGGTAGATTACTTCtgtgcagaaataaaatcaaagtacAAACTGGATCCAAAAGCAAAAGTTCGAGCTCTTCTTCGTCTGTATCAGGAATGTGAGAAGCTGAAGAAACTAATGAGTTCAAATAGCACAGACATTCCCCTAAATATTGAGTGTTTCATGAATGATACTGATGTATCTGGAAAAATGAACAG GTCACAGTTTGAAGAATTGTGTGCTGACCTGCTACAAAGGATAGAGATACCTCTGCTTTCATTAATGGAACAAACACAACTGAAGGTGGAAGATGTAACTGCTGTAGAGATTGTGGGAGGAGCAACCCGCATTCCTGCTGTCAAGGAGAGGATTGCTAAATTCTTCGGCAAGGATGTCAGCACAACTCTGAATGCAGATGAGGCCATAGCTAggggctgtgctctgcag TGTGCAATTCTTTCTCCAGCTTTTAAAGTGAGAGAATTCTCAGTGACAGATGCTACACCATTCCCAATATCTTTGTTGTGGAACACAGAAGCAGAGGACACTGAAGG GGTTCATGAGGTCTTCAGCAGAAATCATGCAGCACCTTTCTCCAAGGTTCTTACATTTTATAGGAAAGGTCCATTTGAGTTAGAAGCTTTTTATTCTGATCCTAATGGAGTGCCATATCCTGAGTCAAAAATTG GTAGGTATGTTATCCAGAATGTGGCAGCCcagaaagatggagaaaagtCTAAAGTCAAAGTGAAAGTCCGTGTCAATACTCATGGCATTTTCAGTGTGTCCACTGCATCCATGGTAGAACCAGTTAAAAGTGAAGACAGTGAAGATGTCAGTGTTGAAACTGAAGTGGAATCTTTGGACCAGAGGCCTATTGAAAGCCTAAGTGAT ACAAATGAGAAGAAAGGTGATCAGCCCCCAGAAGCTAAAAAACCCAAGATAAAAGTGAAGAATGTGGAACTTCCTATTGAAGCTAATTTGGTTTGGCAGTTAGGAAAAGATCTCCTCAATATGTATATTGAAACAGAG GGAAAGATGATTATGCAAGATaagctggagaaagaaagaaatgatgcAAAGAATGCAGTGGAGGAATATGTATATGAGTTCAGAGACAAGTTGTCTGGACCATATGAAAAGTTTGTTTGTGAAAAG GATCTGCAGGGATTCTCTGCACTCCTGACAGAGACAGAAGGCTGGCTGTATGAAGAGGGTGAGGATGAAGCTAAGCAGGTGTACATGGACAAATTAGAGGATTTAAAG AAATTAGGTACTCCAATTGAAATGCGCTATCAGGAAGCAGAAGAACGACCGAAGCTGTTAGAAGAATTGGGACACAGGCTCCAGTATTATGCTACAATAGCTGGGGaattcaggaaaaaa GATGAGAAATACATCCATATTGATGAAATGGAAATGATGAAAGTGGAGAAGTGTGTTAGCGAAGTGGTAGAGTGGATGAATAATGCTGTCAGTGCACAGGCTAAAAAGAGCTTAGATCAGGATCCAGCTGTGCATTCAAGTGAAATTAAGGCAAAGCTACAG gAGTTAAGCAATGTCTGTGAGCCTATTGTgacacaaccaaaaccaaaagttGACTCTCCTAAGGAAGAAAACCCCTTAAATGACAGGGCTGATTATAAAACTGAAGACATGGGAGAAGATGACAAAAGTTCTGAGATGCCTCAACAAAATGGTGAATGTCACCCAAGTGATCAAAACACCATTAGCATGGACTTGGACTAA
- the HSPH1 gene encoding heat shock protein 105 kDa isoform X1 — translation MAVVGFDLGCQSCYIAVARAGGIETVANEFSDRCTPSVVSFGSKNRAIGVSAKNQQITHAHNTVSNFKRFHGRAFNDPFVQKEKEKLSYDLVPMKNGGVGVKVMYMDEEHIFSVEQISAMLLTKLKETAESNLKKPVTDCVISVPSFFTDAERRSLLDAAQIVGLNCLRLMNDMTAVALNYGIYKQDLPAPEEKPRIVVFVDMGHSAFQVSACAFNKSKLKVLGTAFDPFLGGRNFDGKLVDYFCAEIKSKYKLDPKAKVRALLRLYQECEKLKKLMSSNSTDIPLNIECFMNDTDVSGKMNRSQFEELCADLLQRIEIPLLSLMEQTQLKVEDVTAVEIVGGATRIPAVKERIAKFFGKDVSTTLNADEAIARGCALQCAILSPAFKVREFSVTDATPFPISLLWNTEAEDTEGVHEVFSRNHAAPFSKVLTFYRKGPFELEAFYSDPNGVPYPESKIGRYVIQNVAAQKDGEKSKVKVKVRVNTHGIFSVSTASMVEPVKSEDSEDVSVETEVESLDQRPIESLSDKNIQQENSEAGTQSQVQTDGQQTSQSPPSSELPSEENKIPDVKKTNEKKGDQPPEAKKPKIKVKNVELPIEANLVWQLGKDLLNMYIETEGKMIMQDKLEKERNDAKNAVEEYVYEFRDKLSGPYEKFVCEKDLQGFSALLTETEGWLYEEGEDEAKQVYMDKLEDLKKLGTPIEMRYQEAEERPKLLEELGHRLQYYATIAGEFRKKDEKYIHIDEMEMMKVEKCVSEVVEWMNNAVSAQAKKSLDQDPAVHSSEIKAKLQELSNVCEPIVTQPKPKVDSPKEENPLNDRADYKTEDMGEDDKSSEMPQQNGECHPSDQNTISMDLD, via the exons CAAATTACTCATGCGCATAACACAGTTTCTAACTTCAAGAGATTCCATGGCCGTGCATTTAATGATCCTTttgttcaaaaggaaaaagagaagttgaGCTATGATTTGGTTCCTATGAAGAATGGTGGAGTTGGAGTCAAG GTCATGTACATGGATGAGGAGCATATCTTTAGTGTGGAACAGATTTCAGCTATGTTACTGACTAAATTAAAGGAGACAGCAGAGAGTAACCTGAAAAAGCCAGTAACAGACTGTGTTATTTCT gtTCCATCATTTTTCACCGATGCTGAAAGGAGGTCCCTTCTAGATGCAGCTCAGATTGTTGGATTAAATTGTCTTAGATTAATGAATGATATGACAGCAG TGGCTCTGAATTACGGAATTTATAAGCAAGACCTTCCAGCTCCTGAAGAGAAGCCACGAATAGTTGTGTTTGTTGATATGGggcattctgcatttcaagtaTCAGCCTGCGCGTTCAACAAGAGTAAACTAAAG GTGCTTGGCACAGCATTTGACCCTTTCCTAGGTGGAAGAAACTTTGATGGAAAGCTGGTAGATTACTTCtgtgcagaaataaaatcaaagtacAAACTGGATCCAAAAGCAAAAGTTCGAGCTCTTCTTCGTCTGTATCAGGAATGTGAGAAGCTGAAGAAACTAATGAGTTCAAATAGCACAGACATTCCCCTAAATATTGAGTGTTTCATGAATGATACTGATGTATCTGGAAAAATGAACAG GTCACAGTTTGAAGAATTGTGTGCTGACCTGCTACAAAGGATAGAGATACCTCTGCTTTCATTAATGGAACAAACACAACTGAAGGTGGAAGATGTAACTGCTGTAGAGATTGTGGGAGGAGCAACCCGCATTCCTGCTGTCAAGGAGAGGATTGCTAAATTCTTCGGCAAGGATGTCAGCACAACTCTGAATGCAGATGAGGCCATAGCTAggggctgtgctctgcag TGTGCAATTCTTTCTCCAGCTTTTAAAGTGAGAGAATTCTCAGTGACAGATGCTACACCATTCCCAATATCTTTGTTGTGGAACACAGAAGCAGAGGACACTGAAGG GGTTCATGAGGTCTTCAGCAGAAATCATGCAGCACCTTTCTCCAAGGTTCTTACATTTTATAGGAAAGGTCCATTTGAGTTAGAAGCTTTTTATTCTGATCCTAATGGAGTGCCATATCCTGAGTCAAAAATTG GTAGGTATGTTATCCAGAATGTGGCAGCCcagaaagatggagaaaagtCTAAAGTCAAAGTGAAAGTCCGTGTCAATACTCATGGCATTTTCAGTGTGTCCACTGCATCCATGGTAGAACCAGTTAAAAGTGAAGACAGTGAAGATGTCAGTGTTGAAACTGAAGTGGAATCTTTGGACCAGAGGCCTATTGAAAGCCTAAGTGAT aaaaatatccaGCAAGAGAACAGTGAGGCTGGAACACAGTCCCAGGTACAAACTGATGGTCAGCAAACGTCACAGTCTCCCCCTTCATCAGAACTTCcctctgaagaaaacaaaatcccagaTGTCAAGAAA ACAAATGAGAAGAAAGGTGATCAGCCCCCAGAAGCTAAAAAACCCAAGATAAAAGTGAAGAATGTGGAACTTCCTATTGAAGCTAATTTGGTTTGGCAGTTAGGAAAAGATCTCCTCAATATGTATATTGAAACAGAG GGAAAGATGATTATGCAAGATaagctggagaaagaaagaaatgatgcAAAGAATGCAGTGGAGGAATATGTATATGAGTTCAGAGACAAGTTGTCTGGACCATATGAAAAGTTTGTTTGTGAAAAG GATCTGCAGGGATTCTCTGCACTCCTGACAGAGACAGAAGGCTGGCTGTATGAAGAGGGTGAGGATGAAGCTAAGCAGGTGTACATGGACAAATTAGAGGATTTAAAG AAATTAGGTACTCCAATTGAAATGCGCTATCAGGAAGCAGAAGAACGACCGAAGCTGTTAGAAGAATTGGGACACAGGCTCCAGTATTATGCTACAATAGCTGGGGaattcaggaaaaaa GATGAGAAATACATCCATATTGATGAAATGGAAATGATGAAAGTGGAGAAGTGTGTTAGCGAAGTGGTAGAGTGGATGAATAATGCTGTCAGTGCACAGGCTAAAAAGAGCTTAGATCAGGATCCAGCTGTGCATTCAAGTGAAATTAAGGCAAAGCTACAG gAGTTAAGCAATGTCTGTGAGCCTATTGTgacacaaccaaaaccaaaagttGACTCTCCTAAGGAAGAAAACCCCTTAAATGACAGGGCTGATTATAAAACTGAAGACATGGGAGAAGATGACAAAAGTTCTGAGATGCCTCAACAAAATGGTGAATGTCACCCAAGTGATCAAAACACCATTAGCATGGACTTGGACTAA